A genomic region of Papaver somniferum cultivar HN1 chromosome 7, ASM357369v1, whole genome shotgun sequence contains the following coding sequences:
- the LOC113298094 gene encoding UPF0481 protein At3g47200-like, which yields MVENLEKEERFKLLEAELESYGKNPLPSTNSCIYRVPKKLRRVKEEAYIPEIISIGPYHQGNPILSSMEDNKKWYFQAFVSRKLSPSSELNLKDLIKAIENIETVVREYYFEKLDERFTGDEFVKMMLIDGCFILELLHRAGDESGRNDNDPIFNTAWMLFSLQHDLILLENQIPFLVLQTIFSLTSRDIEQGERTLTELVVRFFAAMLPTIQVVQQTRPNYVLTKPKHILDLLRNILLPSARQMEIAGRYPVWEFTHCVTDLWEAGVDFKRKEKADGLLDIQFNGKEGIFEIPPFFFDESTDVLLRNLIAMEQSEGNSTRQITSYVLLLDILMNSEKDVKLLGHKKIIHSYLGDDEEMAVVINSLCKGVSITKFYYDGLCHRCNEYFERDWHKWRAVLKRDYFNTPWAVLSFSGAVLLLFLTLIQTILAILSYASPKKAS from the coding sequence atggTTGAAAATCTAGAAAAGGAAGAAAGGTTCAAACTGTTAGAAGCTGAGCTAGAATCATATGGGAAGAATCCATTACCATCAACAAACTCTTGTATTTATAGAGTTCCAAAAAAGCTTAGAAGAGTCAAAGAAGAAGCATATATACCTGAGATAATCTCAATTGGTCCATATCACCAAGGAAATCCAATTCTTTCATCCATGGAAGATAACAAAAAATGGTATTTTCAAGCTTTTGTTTCTCGTAAATTATCGCCATCATCAGAATTAAATTTAAAAGATTTAATCAAAGCCATCGAAAATATTGAAACCGTAGTTCGCGAATATTACTTCGAAAAACTTGATGAGAGGTTCACTGGTGACGAATTTGTTAAAATGATGTTAATTGATGGTTGCTTTATCCTTGAATTACTTCATAGAGCTGGTGATGAAAGTGGAAGAAATGATAATGATCCAATATTTAATACTGCTTGGATGCTTTTCAGTTTACAACATGATTTGATTCTACTTGAGAATCAAATTCCTTTTCTTGTTCTCCAGACTATTTTTAGTTTAACTAGTAGAGATATTGAACAAGGCGAAAGAACACTTACGGAACTTGTGGTTCGGTTCTTTGCTGCTATGTTGCCTACAATTCAAGTTGTTCAGCAAACAAGGCCGAATTATGTCCTGACAAAACCCAAGCATATACTGGATTTGTTGCGTAATATTCTATTGCCTTCGGCGAGGCAAATGGAAATTGCAGGACGGTATCCTGTCTGGGAATTCACTCATTGTGTGACTGATCTTTGGGAAGCTGGAGTGGActtcaagagaaaagaaaaagctGATGGTTTGCTGGATATCCAGTTCAATGGTAAAGAGGGGATTTTTGAGATCCCTCCGTTCTTTTTCGATGAGAGTACAGATGTTCTTCTGAGGAATTTGATAGCAATGGAGCAGTCTGAAGGGAATTCTACACGTCAGATAACGTCTTATGTGTTACTGCTTGATATCTTAATGAACTCTGAGAAAGATGTGAAGTTACTTGGGCATAAAAAGATAATTCATAGTTACTTAGGAGACGACGAGGAGATGGCAGTTGTGATTAACAGTTTATGTAAAGGAGTTAGCATTACTAAATTCTACTATGATGGACTTTGCCATAGATGCAATGAATACTTTGAAAGAGATTGGCATAAATGGAGAGCTGTTTTAAAGCGTGATTACTTCAACACTCCATGGGCAGTTCTTTCATTTAGTGGTGCTGTTTTGTTACTGTTCCTCACTTTAATTCAAACAATTCTTGCCATCCTTTCCTATGCCTCACCTAAAAAAGCAAGCTAG